CCGCGCAGTCGAGAAGGGTGAGTCCCAAGGTTTCATGAAGGTGCTGGTGGACGCCGAAACGAAGCAGATTCTCGGGGCTTCGATCCTCGGTGTAGGCGGGGACGAGGCAGTTCACTGCATTGTGGATGTGATGTACGCGCGGGCGCCATATACGACGATCCAGCGTGCCGTGCACATTCATCCCACCGTCTCGGAACTGATTCCGACGGTCTTAGGAGACCTGAGGCCGCTTCAGTAGACAGAGTCTCCTGCTTTTGGGGGATTGCAGCGAGACCCTTTGCGAGAGAGCCTGAGGTTGCACTTCTGGGTGGCGCTTGCCGCTGCGAGGGCCTCCGGGCGCGGTTTTGGAACCATCGGTGGTACGGGTGGTGGAAAACCCGCGTGTCTCGCGGGTCTGGATGATGGGAGAATTGAGATGAAAAAGGAGCACTGATTTCATGCCCAATCTGCCTGAAGACGATATTCGCATTCATTACCACGACGAGATCCCGCGCGGCGCGAAGATCAAGGTGATCGGCGTCGGAGGCGGTGGAAACAACGCCGTGAACCGCATGATCGCCGCCCACGTGGAGGGCGTCGAGTTTATTGCTGCGAATACGGATGTGCAGGCGTTGACGGTCTCGAACGCTCCGGTGAAGCTCCAACTCGGCGTCAAGCTGACGAGCGGCCTGGGCGCGGGCGCGAACCCCGACGTCGGGCGCCGGGCGGCGCTCGAGGACTCCGACAAGATTATCGAGGCGCTCGAGGGCGCGGACATGGTGTTCGTCACTGCCGGATTGGGCGGCGGAACGGGCACCGGCGCGGCTCCGGTGATAGCTAGCCTGGCTAGCGAGATGGGCGCGCTGACAGTTGCGGTGGTGACGCGACCATTTGGGTTCGAAGGCAAGCGCCGCATGATGCAGGCCGAGCGCGGGCTGCAGGAGCTGCTGGACTCAGTCGATACGGTCATTGTCATTCCTAACGAGAAGCTGCTTGCGGTGGCGAAGGACGCGGGGTTCTTCGAGAGCTTCCGCATCGCGGACGATGTGCTGCGGCAGGGCGTTCAGGGTATCTCGGACATCATCACGATTCCTGGCGTCATCAACCGCGACTTTGCCGACGTGAAGACGACGATGGCCGGAATGGGCTACGCGGTAATGGGCACGGCGATGCGCTCAGGCCCGAACCGCGCGGTTGAGGCGGCGATGGCGGCGATGGCTTCGCCGCTGCTGGAGTCGGGCGCGATCGACGGAGCGCGCGGCATTCTGATCAACATCACGGGCTCGAGCAGCCTGAAGCTGAACGAGGTCAATGAGGCCTCGACGATTATTCAGAACGCTGCGCACGAGGACGCGAACATCATCTTCGGCGCGGTGCAGGACGAGTCGATGGGCGAAGAGGTGAAGATCACCGTGATCGCGACCGGGTTCAAGCAGCAGGAGATGCCTGCGCGCCGTGAGAAGATGCTCTCGGAGTCAGCTCTGCCTACGTCACGGTACGACGTTCCAGTACAGCCCCGAGTGCAAAGCTCTCGCGCCCCGCAGTTCAGGGAAGTGCATGAAGTTCACGAGGTAAGGCAGGAGCCGGCCGTCGAGGCGCGCAAAGCCGTCTTCGAGGCGCCCTCTGAGCGCGAGCCGGAGCTGGTTCCGGTTCCGGCATCGGTGTTTGACGACGACTTCTTCAAGGTCGCTCCTCCACGTTTCGTGCCGTCGCATTCGATCGACGATTCTGTGCGGGTTGAGGCTCACTTCGCGGCTCCGGCGAACGTCCAACCTGAGGCCACACCAGTAGATATCACTCCTCGTGCGGCTTTTGGCGGAGCAGCAGTGGCGCAGGCCGAGCCAGAGGCGGATGAGCTAGATATTCCGGCATTTCTGCGCAGAGGGAACTGAGCAGTCGGGCGGAACGATATAATGGAGAAATAGAGTTATTCTCTCCGGCGTGAGAGTGTTTTGAGGATTTGCTGAGCAGAGTGGCGGTTGGATTGCACATATCTCGGTCGTGTATCTGAAGCAAGTTGAATCTGGTGGTATGAGGGGCGTCGTGTCTATATTTTTTAGAATAGCTGGCATAATCCTTTTCAGTCTGGTTCTCGGTTACGAGGCGAACGCCACGACCTCCGGCAGCACTCGGCATCATTCTGCCGGCACGGTGCGAGCCGCGGCGCATGGTAAAGCGCATGTTCGTACGCACGCAGGCAGAACCAGCACCACTCGGGCGAGCTCGGCGAGCCACGCGGAGGGCGGGAGTGTGGTTACCTCGACGCGACGCGGTGCGCGGGCGAGGCTGGCGGTTCGGCGGACCCGGCGGTCGCGGTACTACGAGCACTTCACTGCCAGCTCCTTCGCGGACAACCTGACGCTGGGCGACGTGACGGACGGCGAGGATCCGGTGGTTCGCTCGGCGGCTATCGAAGCGCTGGGCAACATGAATGGCACGGCGGTCGCGATCGATCCGAAGACCGGTCGCATTCTGGCGATGGTGAACCAGAAGCTCGCGCTCTCGCGCGGCGCCGAGCCTTGCTCGACAATCAAGCTGACGGTCGCGCTGGCAGCGCTCGAAGAGGGCATTGTGACCAAGGACACGCCGGTGAACCTGGGCGGCCACTACCACATGACGATGACTGAGGCGCTGGCTCACTCGAACAACCAGTACTTCGAGACGTTGGGCCGCTCACTCGGCTTTGAGCGCGTGAAGCACTACGCCAACGAGTTTGGCCTCGGCGAGCTGGCTGGCTACAACATCGATGGCGAACAGCTTGGCGTCTATCCCGACCAGGAGCTGCCGGCGAAGCTGGGCGGCGTGGGCCGGATGTGCTCGTTCGGCGAGAGCGTCTCAATGACGCCGCTGCAGCTCGGCGCGCTGGTGTCAGCGATTGCGAATGGCGGCACGCTCTACTACCTGCAGCATCCTGAGTCTCAGATGGACGTCGCGGCGTTCAGCCCGAAGGTCAAGCGCACATTGAACATCGCTCCGCTGATTCCTGAGATCCTGGACGGCATGCAGGCGGCGGTGGACTACGGTACGGCGCGGTCGCTCCGGGCCAACTTCACCGAGTTTCCGGTGATGGGTAAGACCGGAACCTGCTCGAACGACGGAACACGCTTCGGCTGGTTTGCGTCGTTTGCCGATACTCCGAATGGCCGGATCGTTACGGTGTTCTTCCTTGAGGGAGGACGGCCGACGTTCGGACCCAAGGCGGCGGAGCTTACTGGGCAGTTCTACCGGGCGCTGTGGGACAAGAGCTACTTCGCTCCCAAGACGCAACCTGTGGCGACGGTTGGTGTGACTGCGGCTTCGGAGTAAGTACACCCCCTCCACCGTTTTTGTATAAAGTCTTCATTGCATTACGTTTAGCGTTGGACTTATGTGCAAGGTATTCCATTCAAATGGTTTACGGTCAAAGTATTCATAACAGGCGAGTTACGGCTAAATGGAAGGCCCCGGATAAGCCGGGGCCTTCTTGTTTCTGTCTGGTTCTATTCTAGCTTATTGAGTGGAACTACTCTGCCACGATGATCTGGTTTGTTTTGTGCGGCTTACGTGGTTTTAGGGCTTGACAGGATTTTCTGCGGAAAACGAATTCCGACGACGCTTGCGGCCGCGGTTTCGATGATGGTTGTTTTATTGGTGGTTCAGGCCATGGAAGTGGTTGTAGACGATTCCAGCGGCGTATCTGTAGTCGCTCTTTAGGCGACCGCGTACAGTAGCCCATGTGCATTGGGAGAGCGCAAGCAGAACGGGAGGGCTATTGCCCTCCCGTCTGCTTGCTCGAGCCAGGTTGGTTAGAAGTTGATCTTCAGGGCGAACTGGCCGAAGCGCCGTTCGTCGTTTGCGCCACTGTTGTTGCCGATGCCTCCCTTGGACGCCGTGATCGTCGGCAGAGGGTTAGCAGCGGTGATGTTGGCCACATCATTCAGGCTTTGCTGGATAAAGAGATTGTGATGGTTGAGTAGATCGAAGCCTTCTGCGCGGAACTCAACGTTGATCTGCTCATGAATGGGGAAGATCTTGCTGACTGACGCATCAAAGGTCCATGCGCCAGGTCCGCGGAAGTTGTTGCGAGCAACCATGGTCGAAGGGAACGGACCCCAATCGGAGATGCCCCCAAGCGCGGCATTACCGGGGGAAAAGGCTGCTGGAAGGGTGCCGATGACATAGCTGTTTGGTGCGTGGTTAACCTTAGCGCTCGCCGGGATCGAACTGAATGTGTGCTTTGGGACTACGCCCGCGGCCGGCACGTAGCGGGCTATTTGGTAGCCGCTATTGTTGTTCGTGGA
The Edaphobacter bradus genome window above contains:
- the ftsZ gene encoding cell division protein FtsZ, producing the protein MPNLPEDDIRIHYHDEIPRGAKIKVIGVGGGGNNAVNRMIAAHVEGVEFIAANTDVQALTVSNAPVKLQLGVKLTSGLGAGANPDVGRRAALEDSDKIIEALEGADMVFVTAGLGGGTGTGAAPVIASLASEMGALTVAVVTRPFGFEGKRRMMQAERGLQELLDSVDTVIVIPNEKLLAVAKDAGFFESFRIADDVLRQGVQGISDIITIPGVINRDFADVKTTMAGMGYAVMGTAMRSGPNRAVEAAMAAMASPLLESGAIDGARGILINITGSSSLKLNEVNEASTIIQNAAHEDANIIFGAVQDESMGEEVKITVIATGFKQQEMPARREKMLSESALPTSRYDVPVQPRVQSSRAPQFREVHEVHEVRQEPAVEARKAVFEAPSEREPELVPVPASVFDDDFFKVAPPRFVPSHSIDDSVRVEAHFAAPANVQPEATPVDITPRAAFGGAAVAQAEPEADELDIPAFLRRGN
- a CDS encoding penicillin-binding transpeptidase domain-containing protein, with amino-acid sequence MSIFFRIAGIILFSLVLGYEANATTSGSTRHHSAGTVRAAAHGKAHVRTHAGRTSTTRASSASHAEGGSVVTSTRRGARARLAVRRTRRSRYYEHFTASSFADNLTLGDVTDGEDPVVRSAAIEALGNMNGTAVAIDPKTGRILAMVNQKLALSRGAEPCSTIKLTVALAALEEGIVTKDTPVNLGGHYHMTMTEALAHSNNQYFETLGRSLGFERVKHYANEFGLGELAGYNIDGEQLGVYPDQELPAKLGGVGRMCSFGESVSMTPLQLGALVSAIANGGTLYYLQHPESQMDVAAFSPKVKRTLNIAPLIPEILDGMQAAVDYGTARSLRANFTEFPVMGKTGTCSNDGTRFGWFASFADTPNGRIVTVFFLEGGRPTFGPKAAELTGQFYRALWDKSYFAPKTQPVATVGVTAASE